From Candidatus Hydrogenedentota bacterium, one genomic window encodes:
- a CDS encoding DUF2085 domain-containing protein, which yields MIHETVMWVFSFVCHQEAARTWAPGGVPLALCQRCTGVYAGSALMLLLLPWMCFRPSRFTGALHTVLILQMVFFTGHLLPHPASVRTLSGQVFIAGVYYFVWTHLSVRIGLTRDDRSPRAYGIGLLAALLILQGLVHAPFRWAAPVLELLSLIGVLGLLIAVAATIADLALHSRYRRSAR from the coding sequence ATGATTCACGAGACCGTCATGTGGGTATTCTCGTTCGTGTGCCATCAAGAGGCTGCGCGGACGTGGGCGCCCGGCGGAGTCCCACTGGCCCTGTGCCAGCGCTGTACGGGGGTCTACGCGGGCTCGGCCTTGATGCTGCTCCTTCTCCCTTGGATGTGTTTCCGGCCGAGCCGGTTCACGGGGGCGCTCCACACGGTGCTCATCCTGCAGATGGTCTTTTTCACCGGACATCTCTTGCCTCATCCGGCCAGTGTGCGGACCCTGTCCGGACAGGTCTTCATCGCGGGCGTCTATTATTTCGTATGGACCCATCTCAGCGTCAGGATCGGTCTCACCCGGGATGACCGTTCCCCGCGGGCATACGGCATTGGCCTTCTTGCAGCGCTGCTGATTTTGCAGGGACTCGTCCATGCACCTTTCCGATGGGCCGCGCCAGTGCTCGAACTCCTGTCCTTGATTGGTGTGCTGGGACTCCTTATTGCCGTGGCGGCGACGATCGCCGATCTTGCACTCCATTCGCGGTACAGGCGGTCCGCGAGGTAG